A portion of the Anopheles maculipalpis unplaced genomic scaffold, idAnoMacuDA_375_x PRTXT_4, whole genome shotgun sequence genome contains these proteins:
- the LOC126567082 gene encoding LOW QUALITY PROTEIN: uncharacterized protein LOC126567082 (The sequence of the model RefSeq protein was modified relative to this genomic sequence to represent the inferred CDS: substituted 1 base at 1 genomic stop codon), with protein sequence MSNLKRARQTGSFYRRVDKLLRPNSADEDAAEAGPSGQGLSQESEVKDSPVELEHLQEDVDFEQLEGEDTASINYIDIDDDFSDDSDVEDETTLTVEKLSIVDGIRFWALSTNATHTSINLILRVFKRANVKVPATAKTLLKTKRNVSSEITELGGGQFWYHGVKNHLLKYFCTKXPPSKQLSLTLSIDGLPLHNNSTMQFWPIMFSIHEIPRAPVMTAGIFCGLKKPENLEEFLRSIVEELNSLSDGVTIQGENVAVKIRTIVADTPARAFIKGVTGHTGYGACLKCTIPGEYNSASRTVTFPGVNYPKRTDEGFRNDKYPGHRKIPTPLLDLLHFNMIDDVIVSDRLHLIDLGVVKRLFLGWRDGTLGKKRWSAQQRMKISKPLEKLLLPSEIHRKVRSIDSAHFWKGSEYASFLHYAAIVILKEHLPDDMYKHFMLLFCAVTLLSSTVYKQKWQLAGQMLEKFVQDFATVYGGQFMSSNVHNLQHVYEEVARLGPLPSISTYPFENELQHLKRLLRSGWRNLEQAVNRLSELSEFRMPRSQFMNYPTIKQHGKTVTLYLRQNIMLQNTERNCWFLLKDQEIVQFSTATIELSDRIDSLCIRGRMINLKGLVFDEPYESSEMYIYKGCANTLGGANVEIRYNQIFCKLVAIPTGNKDEIIFIPLLHTIVQ encoded by the exons ATGTCGAACCTTAAACGTGCTCGTCAAACTGGTAGTTTCTATCGCCGTGTAGATAAGTTATTGAGACCAAACTCTGCGGATGAGGATGCTGCAGAAGCAGGACCGAGTGGACAAGGATTGTCGCAAGAGTCCGAAGTTAAAGATTCACCTGTAGAGCTAGAGCACCTGCAGGAGGATGTGGATTTTGAACAACTTGAAGGAGAAGATACGGCGAGCATAAACTACATCGATATCGACGACGATTTCTCCGACGACAGCGATGTGGAAGATGAAACTACCCTAACCGTCGAGAAACTTTCCATCGTAGACGGCATCCGTTTCTGGGCATTATCGACTAATGCTACTCATACTTCGATCAACTTAATTCTGCGAGTATTTAAAAGAGCTAACGTCAAAGTGcctgcaacagcaaaaacattaTTGAAGACTAAACGTAATGTTTCTTCTGAGATAACCGAGCTCGGCGGAGGACAATTTTGGTACCATGGTGTTAAAAATCaccttttgaaatatttctg CACAAAATAGCCGCCATCTAAGCAGCTGTCCTTGACTCTGTCGATAGATGGACTTCCTTTGCACAACAATAGCACAATGCAGTTTTGGCCGATAATGTTTTCGATACACGAAATTCCACGAGCACCTGTTATGACTGCTGGCATCTTCTGTGGCTTGAAGAAACCGGAAAACTTAGAAGAGTTTCTGCGCTCTATCGTCGAGGAATTGAATTCCTTATCGGATGGCGTCACAATTCAGGGTGAAAATGTTGCCGTGAAGATTAGGACCATCGTTGCAGACACACCAGCTAGAGCATTCATCAAAG GAGTCACAGGCCATACAGGATATGGAGCGTGTTTGAAATGCACTATTCCCGGCGAATACAATAGCGCATCGCGTACTGTAACTTTCCCTGGTGTTAATTATCCTAAACGTACCGACGAAGGATTTAGAAACGATAAGTATCCAGGGCACCGCAAAATACCGACACCTCTTTTGGATCTGTTGCACTTCAATATGATCGATGACGTGATTGTATCGGACCGATTGCATCTCATCGATCTTGGTGTGGTGAAGCGTCTTTTTCTAGGCTGGCGTGACGGGACCTTGGGCAAGAAACGATGGTCAGCCCAACAACgcatgaaaatttcaaaacctcTGGAAAAGTTGCTTTTACCTTCCGAGATCCATCGAAAAGTGCGCTCCATCGATAGTGCGCATTTCTGGAAAGGATCTGAATACGCTTCTTTTCTCCACTATGCCGCTATAGTGATACTAAAGGAACACCTTCCAGACGACATGTACAAACACTTcatgttgctgttttgtgccGTAACGTTGCTGTCATCCACCGTGTACAAGCAGAAGTGGCAGCTGGCAGGGCAGATGCTGGAAAAATTTGTTCAGGATTTTGCCACTGTGTACGGCGGACAGTTCATGAGCAGCAACGTTCATAACCTGCAGCATGTCTATGAAGAAGTGGCACGTTTAGGGCCCTTACCCTCCATTTCTACGTATCCTTTCGAAAACGAACTTCAGCACTTGAAGCGTCTGCTGCGAAGTGGATGGAGAAATTTGGAACAGGCCGTTAACCGACTTTCCGAGTTGAGTGAATTCCGAATGCCTCGATCGCAATTTATGAATTATCCAACAATTAAGCAACACGGAAAAACAGTGACTCTCTACCTTCGTCAAAACATCATGTTGCAAAATACAGAGAGAAACTGCTGGTTTCTACTTAAAGATCAGGAAATCGTGCAGTTCAGTACAGCGACGATAGAATTGAGTGATAGAATCGACAGCCTGTGCATCCGAGGCCGAATGATTAATCTAAAAGGTTTAGTGTTTGACGAACCGTACGAGTCTAGCGAAATGTACATTTACAAAGGATGCGCTAACACTTTAGGAGGAGCGAACGTGGAAATCCGTTACAATCAAATATTTTGTAAGCTAGTTGCTATACCAACTGGTAACAAAGacgaaataatatttattcccTTACTGCACACGATAgtacaataa